In the Panthera uncia isolate 11264 chromosome B1, Puncia_PCG_1.0, whole genome shotgun sequence genome, TTAGCCTGATTTTCTTATGATATCTTTGTTTGTGACTCTTCATAAGGTCATTTGCCATGGGTCCCAGGCTGAGAATTATGGTCAGATAAATGAAATGggaaattaatttgttttaaatgacacTAGACATTATCATGTACTTCTCCAGCCTAATCACACAAATGACTTCAAATAAAGCTCATAGACCTTTTAGAGATAGAAACTGGCACACTCCATGCGAACAGACTGTAGAATCAGTGAGGCTACATCAGTATGCATAATAGAGAAGAGCAAAGATGAACTTACTTGAGCAAACTTGGGTTCTATTCCTTCAGAGTTTGAAGAtacattttcccctcttttttcaatgttttcagtTATGATTGGCATGTAAAGTGTTCAATGTGAttaattttgtcatatatattcACCTTTGAAGCTATCACCATAACCAATATAATTAACATGTTCATcttccccccaaattttctttGTGCCCCTTTGTAATCATGCTTCCTACCCTTCCTGCCAACTCCTCATCCTCCCATTTCCCAGGCAGCCATTGACCTGCTTTCTGTCATTACACaatggtttgcattttctagaattgtaCATACATGGAAtcaaacatatgtatatactattTTGTCTGGCGCTTTTCACtcagaataattttgaaattcatctatATTGTAGTGTACATGAAGAGTTGCTGAAGGTCTTCTGTGTAGACACACCATGGTTTGTTAATCCATTAACCTGTTGGTGGATATTTGAGTTAGGTCTAGATTTGGCTGTAACAAGTAAAGTGATATGAAAAAATCTTtgtatgaacatatgttttcatttctcttgggtaaatatctaggatAATATGATAgatgtatatttaatttaaaaaacctattaaactattttctaagatatttgcaccattttacatctcTAGCAGACTCAAATAAGAAATTCAGTTCTATATCTTTACCAATACTTCCtatatcttttcaattttagGTATTCTGATCAGTGTGTAGTTGTAtctcatgatttttctttctggttgATACGGTGAAGTACACTGAGCTTCACGTTCCCCTATTTTGTCATgatgtcttatttcttttatatattgttggaataattttgctaaatttttgcatctatatttacaAACAGTATTGATCTGCAGttgcttttttcttgtaatgtctttgtctagtGTTGGAATTAGAGTAATGCTGTAATCCtgtcctcataaaatgagtttggaaatgtcccttcctttttcagttttctggaacAGTTTATTAGAACGGGCATTATTTCTCCATTGTTGAAGCCATTTGGGCTTGGAGTgttctttgggggtggggagtaaaCTAGAATCTCAATTTATTTGATATAGGACcaattcaagttttctatttttttcttgagttttgttagtttgtatttttcaaaatatttgcttatttcatctatgttgtcaaatttattggcataaagttttcATAGTACtcctttattatcattttaatatatttatgatcTATGGTGATACCACTCTCTTTCCTGTTGTTGGTAATTAttgtcatctttctcttttttctattcaatctggctaaaagtttattattttgttgataTCCTAAAATAACCAATTTTTGGTTATATTGAGTTTTGCTATTTTCTATACCATTGATTATTACTCTCAACTCTTTTTTCTCCTACCTACtttgtatataatttacattttatttccagtttctttaGAAGCTGAGATTATTGATTTTAAACCTTGTCTCTCTTCTAATATAGGCTTTTAGTCCTATAAATTTCTCCCTAAGTACTGCTCCAGTAATAACTCATAAaatttgatatgttgtatttttattttcattgtgttccaaatattttctgttttccctccttATCTTAGGGTTTATtgaaaagtttattatttagtctcaaaatatttggggattttctagaactctttttttattgatttatgatTCCATTGTGCTCAGACAACATTTTTGTATAAAGTTCTTTAAATTCATGAAGTCTTGGCTAATGTCTTCAGTGAGgtctattttggtaaatgtttcatACGAACTTGAAAAgagtatatatattctattattgGGTAGTATTTTCTATTAATGTTAATTCAGTTGTTTGATAGTATTATTCAAATCTTCTATATCTTATTAAATGTCTACTTGTTCTATCAAACGTTGAGGAGACAATGTTGTGCTTGtagatttgctttttctttcatttctatcagaatttgcttcatgtattttgaagctctattaggtgcataaatattttggGTTGTTATGTTTCCTTGATGAACTCACCCCTCTATCATTGCAAATGACCTTGTTTATCACTGGTGACATTATTTGCTCTGAAATTTACTTTCGGATTTTAATATAGCcactttgactttctttttattattattagcaggatatttttgtatcctttttctttttaactattttctttttatatctaaaatgtgtttcttggAAGCAGTATGTTTTTGAGTCTTTATCTAATATGATAATCTTTCTTTGTAATTAAGGGAATTAGACTATTTATATTAATATGCTTATTGATATAGTtacacttaaatatatttttttgctatttttgctttcttttacatATGCTTAAAATCCATactatagtattatttttatttgagcaattctttttttctatataaaaataaaatttattgtagTATTCCAGTGTTTGCTCCCAGCATATATCAGTTAAGGTAATTAAATAAAAGGGGAAGGTGTAAGaaatatagttgaaatcataagatatttcTCAGTGTGCCaacataaaatatgcatttaagtttcaaATACTGTCTCTTTAAGAAAGAGTTTTTCCTGGTAATAATATGAAAATCACTGTCcaaatatacaaatgtttatgttgaaatatttatgtacctAATGGAACATGTAAGACTACTACCCTTCTTATaagcttattttataaatgggtTACTCTATATGAAGTATATGAGAATGTATGTTatacattctaaataaataaaatggagagattttttttttttaatgggaaagtCTTTTTACTTATAAGATCTACACAGAAGATCATGTAATTAGTGGGACGATGTAAAATGtctgaagaggggcgcctgggtggcgcagtcggttaagcctccgacttcagccaggtcacgatcttgcggtccgtgagttcgagccccgcgtcaggctctgggccgatggctcggagcctggagcctgtttccgattctgtgtctccctctctctctgcccctcccccgttcatgctctgtctctctctgtctcaaaaataaaaaaaaaaaaaaaacgttgaaaaaaataaaatgtctgaagaattttaatttggcaaatattttccagGACAACATCTAAGCTATGAGAATACTAAAAGTCTATTGTAAAAACCTATGTTCCCATTAAACATTCAGAAAGATACTATGGTCtccctaatatatatatatatatatatatatatatatatatatatatattttatatatatataaaagaggaCTTGGGGTGtttactaaaaacaacaacaacaacaggaagCCCCTCAGTTTTAGCAAGCTAGTTACACCTCTTAATCAAGTGTGTGCAGCACAGAGAACCAAATATTTGTCCCTAAGtgttagaaaatatttgacaaaatattctacagacagaatctgaatatCCTATATCTTAGAGGGCATGGAGCAGGATTTTATGACAATAGAGGGGGTTAATCCCTAGAGTAGCTGGCCCAACCTTAATGGTTGATGTTAAAAAACACACCACATTttctagtgggttttttttctactgtaatttattcatttcaagcCACAGGCCTACTTTTACAGTTCCCTAGAAGTTATGTAGCAACTGGTTTACAAATAAAATCAGAGTCTGTAACAGTATCATCATATTAAGAGACAGAATTGCTGGATCCTTTCATAATATAAAAAGCTCACATCTTGGGAATCCATGGTTGGTATTATTATGGTATACCTGAGATGTATCTTGCTCCAATTAGCATTACCATGCTACTCACTATAAAAAAGCCCAAGGGCAAACTAGAGAAGATAGTAGGATCACTACTTTCAGGAGTCTGAGTTGTAACCCAACCCATTGACTTCATCACAGCTTTCTTCCATGTAGAATAACGAATTTCACATTCTGTGGCCTTGATCTGTGGTTCAAACTGTTCCATAATGACAACTGACAAATCCTCGGGTTTAAGACTCCAAACGCCCACCCCTTCTGCAGCTCCTGCTGCCATGGCAGCTCCCAGTGCGGTTGTTTCGGGCATAGGGGGCTTTATTACTGGAATATGCAGAATGTCTGCTTGTAGTTGCATAAGAACTTTATTGTTGGTCATTTTTCCATCTACCTGCAAATGACGGAGGGGAATTCCACAGTCATGGTTCATGGCATCCAAAATCTCTCGGGTTTGGTAACAAACAGATTCTAGTGCAGCAAAAGCAATATGACTTTTATTGATAAACTGAGTGAGACCACAGATTATTCCTCTTGCAGTGGGCTCCCAATAAGGTGCATATAACCCTGAAAAAGCTGGGACAAAGTAACAGCCATAAGAGGTACCTACATCTCTAGCAAGTACTTCAATTTCTTCTGAGGTGTTTATAATTCCAATATTGTCTCTTAACCAGCGAATAACAGCGCCAGCTATAGCAACAGAACCTTCCAGTGCATAACATGCTGGCTTGTCTCTGCCTAGTTGATAAGCCACTGTGGTCAGAAGGCCATGTTCAGAAAACACACACTTATGACCGGTATTACACAGTAAGAAACAGCCTGTTCCATACGTGTTTTTGGCTTGTCCTTCTTGGAAGCACATTTGTCCTACCAATGCAGCAGACTGGTCCCCCAAGCACCCAGATATTGGCACCCCTTCCAAGGTCCCAGCTTTCATTAGGCCATAGATCTCAGAAGAACTCCATACATTTGGAAGAATGTCCATTGGAATTTCAAAAAAGTCACAAAGCTCTTTATCCCATTCTAAAGAATGGATGTTGAAAAGCATTGTCCTACTTGCATTTGTTACATCTGTACAATGGACACCACCATATACTCCTCCTGTCAAACTCCAGATAAGCCATGAATCAATGGTACCAAAAAGAGCTCTACCTTCTTCAACAGCCTTTTGAACTTTTCTCACATTGTCAAGAATCCAACGAAGTTTCACTGCACTGAAGTAAGTGCTAAGTGGAAGGCCTGTCTTGGATGTGACAAAGTtattattttctggaattttcttcctAAGATTTTCAACAGTAGACTGGGTTCTTAGATCAAGCCACACCACAGCATTGTAGAGCGGCTCTCCAGTTAACTTGTCCCAGATTACTGTGGTTTCCCTCTGATTGCTGACGCCAATAGCTTTTATGTTGGATATATCAATGTTCAGTTTATCAAGTTTCTCACATGTTCTCTCTATACACTCATAGACAGACTGAAGGATTTCCTTAGGGTCTTGTTCTACCCATCCTTCTTTTGGGAACTCTTGTGTTAATTCCACTTGATGGCAACCAAGTAGATCCGCTGTTTTTGAATTGAAAACCAGAAAGCGAGTGGAATTAGTTCCCTGCACCACTGCCCCCACCAAAGGCCCCACAGCTGCTTTCTTCGGGGCTGCCATGAAATCAGTCGGTCAGCCGTTTCCCGAGTGATTAAAGTGTTCCAGGGGGAGGGGCACGCAATACATTAGGAACGTCAAGAGCGTCAGGAGCGTCAGGAACCTGTGAGCAGGGGTTGCCTGTGCTCAACCGGAAGCTATGGGGTAACCCTTGACCTTTAACTGGCTATCTGctcaccccacccctctggcCTAGACCCTGCCCTCAGCCACTCAATTATCTTTTAAGGAGATTTAAGCTACAAAAAGATCATGTATTTACCTACATAATTACTGTTACCAgtgcttttcatttcattctgtggATTCATGTTTGTGTTACCATTTCCTTTCTGCCTATAAGAGTTCCCTCAACATTTCTTCCAGTGTGGGTCTGCTGGAAATAAATTCTTCCAACTTTACAATGTCTGAGAAGTATTTCAtcctaatatttaaatatttttttggcatataggattctatttttaattttttttttaatttgaggaccTTGAAACTATTCTCCACCACCTTTCTGTTGTGTTGTTTCAGTTGTGAACTTTGCTACCTCCGTATTTTtaagatgtctgttttctttcactgcctttggtttttctttaaatcaatagtttttatcagttttatgATGATGTTATATGGTATagctttcttcttatttcttgtgCCTGGGGCACCCTGGGGCTACTTGGATCTGTTGGTTTATAGATCTTATCAAATTTGGAAAAGCTTGGGCTATTATTTctacaaatatgttttattttctctctcttctctgctttagGGACTTTAATTACACCTATCAGAGTTGTCCCACAGCTCATTATTGTTACCTTCTCTATGGTTCATTTTAGATAGTTTCTATTGCTACGTCTTCAAGtttactaatcttttcttctCCGGTATCTAATGTGCTGTTAATTAATCCTCTATATTTTTCACCTATACATTGTAATTCTCATTCCCAGAAGTTCaatcagagtttttaaaatatttacttaagttTTTGAATATATGGAATAGTTGGGAtaacttttaattatattttctgctAAATCTAACATCACTGTCAGTTCTTGTTCAATTTTGACTAATTTATCTTCTTATtatgattggtatttccctgctTCTTTACATgcctagtaatttttttattacgGGCCAAACATTATGAATTTTAGCTGGTTGAAttgctggatatttttgtgtttctataaACCTTGAGCTTCGTTTTGGGATGCAGCTAAATTAGTTGGAAACAATTTGATttctttgctgtctttcttttcGGATTTGCTGCTGGAACAAGGACAGTGCTCAGTCTGGGCTAATTATACTCCTTTACTGTGATGAAAACCCTCAGTATAGGCTACTCAAGGCCCATGAAAATGAGGTTTTAATGGCTGGTGGGAATAGTTCCTGTTCCCAATCCTGGGTAAACACTGCTTATCTTTACTGGacactggtttcttttcttttattttttatgtttatttttgagagagagagagagagagagagagagagactgcacatgagtgggggaggggcagagagagcagggtaaAGAGGATCCAAGGTAGTCTCTGTGCTAAGAGCAgatagcccgatgcagggcttgcactcatgaactgagagattatgacctcagcctaagtcagacacttagctgactgagccacccaggtgcccctactggaCACTGTTAATCtttaatcttttcatgtgcatttttccccagactcagtttcctcatacaCATGGATTGATCAATACGGAACTGAATTCTTAGGGGGTTCTCCAGAGTTCTCTTCTTGTACAACTCTTATTTTCAATACCATGTCTTGTACTCTCTAGATGGCTTCATCTGTCTGGGTGCTTAGCTCTGTCTCCGCACTACAGGGCTTTTACTGGGCTCTACCTGGGTTTCCCCTTCCAGTGCTTTGGCCTCAGAAATCTCTCAAGGAAATAAGCTGAGGAAATCATAGTGCCCATGCCACTTGTTTCTTGCCACTTAGGGATCACTACCCTTCGTTGGGTAGTGGGTAGGGAtcctttttaaaaggacaaaatatatgaaatagttCACAGAATTCTGTGACTTCATCTTAGTCACAATAGAAGTCTGCCGGAGAGAAGTTTAAATTTTCAGATTGATTGGAAAACTAGTGAATAAATGTACtcacttatttaaatttattaaatatccaCTCAATAAATGACAATTTTCTATATTAGGACATAGACTATGCTTTTGAGTTATCTCAAAgacaaagcttatttatttttaatgaaaccaacagaacaagatagaaaataacataaaaatcacCAATAATATTGttgttttactattttaactAGATCACATTTTCCATTTAAGTAAACCTTTCAAGGAGTTTTTGGAagtcagaaaagcaaaattagCTACCAGACTTAATCTGAATAGCAGGCAATTGAAATCATCAGAAGATGGTACAGATTTTCCTGATCttgtctttgttttgattttaaaattctaccaGAGATTTTTCTAAGCGAAAAATTTAAAGGCAACACTTACCAGTATGCCAGTTACCATACTAGGTTTGAATTTGCTtgaaaaagattgtttttaagtttttaatgtttttttgttcttcCCAAGTATTTGGCAGTAGTAAACATTATGTGTATAGATTAATCTACACAATAGAAAGATTTGACCCAAGGTTTTTTCTCTACATCCCCTATCCCCTGCCACTCCAATATATATAGACAAACATTCCCAATCCCAGTAGTTTTTAAGTTTAGGAATGCTTTAAGCATTTTGTCTTTAATCCAATTAACTCATTTAGAAAGGCATCagtttctatttataaaaacaactCACATTAGTTTATGTATTAGTTTCACTTTATTGGCTACTAAATTGTAgccactaaataaataataagttccTCAAGTTAGTTTAGCATGAAAAGTTGACCAGATTGATTTAACTTTCTTAGAGTAATTGCAAGCGATCGATGGATTTAACCAAGCTGActgaaaatgctttatttttttaactaagaagCTTAAACTAACTCCACTAgttttcatttcaagaaaaattaagaacatatACCTTTTGTTTGTTAGTCTGTAATACTTCCCCATGTTCTCAAATAAGCACCTCTGAAATACAGTGGCACCATCTTATTTATGAAGACATTCAACTTTACAAGGTAATTGTTATTTCATTGTATTATATCCCATACAAATGCCGATGCTTTAATGGTGGACATACTGTTCAGAATAGTCCCACCAAAACCaggcatttcttttaaaagtttttaagtataGGATTGTTAAAATTAGAGTTGTTAAACAAATTGACTTTCTATTATTATTTGCTTACTTTTCAAGCTACTCTTCTAGAGCGCAATTACTACCTAATATAAAATCTCTTCAGTAATGACCATACTgtaaagtttaaaatgtatttgttcgTTCAGTAATTTGACAAACGTTTTGAGAGGTTGCTGTATGTGGATTCTATTTTAGGCAACAATATAGCAATGCATAAAACATTCTTCCTGCCCTTATTACAACATCTAACTTAAGAACAGTCTGAACTAAATTTACTCATCTATATTGATGTATCTTCCTTTATATATCATGTTTTAAAAACccattcatttaattattatttttccgTTGTCAAGCCCATCAAATTATAAGTTAAATGAGGGCAAATATCTTGGTTGTTTTATTCAATCTTGTATCTTCagtacttagaatagtgcttGAGCTGAAGCAGAAtctcaaaaagtatttgttgaatgggaTAATGAATGCCACTCTATGTGCCTCTTTATTATCATAAAGTcaagatcattttaattttgattgctGGATGGGCTATTGGTTATTCATTTTGCAATATAATATAATGagattgatgaatagataaagggatggataaatgaaaaaaatatatgataaaggagtacagtaaaatattaatttagaatCTATGTGGTAGATTTGATGGTGTCAGTGATAaagttctttcaacttttctgtatgcgaatttttataacaaaatattggGTAAATGTAATGCAAATACAAAGCTCGTCAAGCTGCAAAACATAGTTAATAGGCATCTATTTCATGtaggttcttttgtttgtttggagaaacaattaaaaggaataaaagagtcATTGCCAAGCATATGTTAATTTGAGAGATTTTGTAATCAAACAATCTAGTTAAAGTTGTTCATCTCAAGAGAACCATTAATTGTGaatcatttttattaagatatttgtGGTTTTATTGTAGGAATTTTCTTCTGTACTTTATAAACTCTGTAAATCCTAGGAAGCCAGCTGCGTCGTTAACTCCTTGGCTTTTAACAATATCTAGCATTCTCTTTTCAACCTATAAAGAGTGAGAATCAGTTTTGAAAGTTTCAATTTCACCAAATTTGGACTTACCTTGGTCTTGAATTTTGAGAGTGTGTGCCCTGATGAATTACATAGTTTGTGGCtaggaaatttaactttttttttttttgattgtgtCATAACCAATGCATCATCACAGTTGGTAATCTTCAAAACACTGACGCATTTTTCTACATGCTGTTCCCAAATGTGCTGGACCAGCTGTTGAGAGCCATGCCATCCAATCGCCTGGAAGACCTCTTCTTGGACCACAAATCACCTAACGTAGTATCCCTCTTTGTTCtaataaagaatggaaaaattaaagCAAGCTACCGTGGTTTATTACTCATGTTTTCTCTGTTAAGCATGGGCTGTGGGAATCACTGCATCCACATTAGGAGGCCTTGGCATTCTAGGTAAGCACTCATAACAGACAAGCGAATGAGTTTAATATTCACGGCTATGAAAGTGATTTTATGAATGTTTGattcttgaaattttttattgtgtgtgtgtgtgtgtgtgtgtgtgtgtgtgtgttctttgtcATTTTCCCAGTGAAAATTGCCCTGACACTGTTCTCAATGTTAATGTATTCCTGCTTACATTTGACTTTGGAATATGTTACGGCTAATTATCATTACACAGGATGAAAGATCAGAGCCCTGAGTGAGGTGCTTGGGTTTGGGAACAAAGGGAGGCCAATTCAGCATCTTGGCTCTAGGCCCAACAATTGTAATCAAACATCTTGAAACTGGTGGGGTCTTtgcatccacttttttttttctttttctccctcactttttGAAAGGGGGTAGGGGAATGGGGTTAAGGGTTTGAAGGGGCTGAAGTTTCCCCTTGAACATGATGTCAATATGTTGGCATGTCTCCTTTTATTAAGATGCCATCCAACTGATAACAAGTCCTGCTGTGTTTTACCAACATAAAAAATTAGACTGGAGACCGAGGAGCGGCAGGTGGCTTTTGGCACCAAGAAATAATCACACTTGATGTGGAAAGTAAAGTAAAAGGAGCCATCTGTTCACTGCAGGAGGACGTGAAAAATCACATTAACATATTGTCACTAACATCATGAAATACACAGTTAATAATAAATTTAGTTATCATGGCAAGTCGCGTTGGATACTTACTCTGAAAATTCAGAATGTGAAAGATGCTCTTTCTTGCCcacccccatcttttttttttttttagaaaaaaaatacagacgtTAAatctgtgtgtgagagagagagagagagagagagagaaagagatagagacagagacggggtggggggagagagagagagagatagacagggTTGGGTGGGGAGGCAAGTGTTTCATTTTAAAGCCTGGCTGCGGTTCACTGTTGCTGACTAAGTGAGCAAAAGAGCCTCTTGTAAAGATAGAATGAATGACTTTTTTGATTCCATCCAGCTATCATCCACCATGTTACTCTATAGCTTCTTACCTGGGTGGAGAAAAAGAGATGTAGTAGAGAAAAAGGTTGTTTCAATGATGTCCCTTGTGCAAGATCCAGAGCATGCAAACCCTTCTATGATAGGCATAGGGTGGCAGAGCACAGCTGCAGAGAAGAATCAGACAGTGTGGCCTTTTCTTGAATGTCAGATGGGCATCTGAATCTGCCTTCAGTTAGTGAAGAGTTCCTGCCACACATTTTCCTGGTGGATTTTGTGTGAGATGTTCTCTTCAAGAGAACAAATGTGTGAAAGCAATATGATAAGAATGTTctctcatgctgtgtgtgtgtgtgtatgtgtgtgtgtgtgtccatgtattATTTATAGacatcaaagaaaaagaagttacagagGCTGGAGGTCAAACTGAACTTAGAAAAGTGGGAGTTACTGTTGCTAAGTTACTAGAGGTATGTTTACACCCCTTTTACTGTAACAGTGTGGTATCTAGTTTCTTACAGTCATTGCTTACTATCACTGTAAATTTGCGACTTGAAcacattatttgtattattaatatCAAGGTCTCACTCTCATATTTACAAAATTACAGTTGTCATATAATagaatcctttttatttatttatttagtttgtttcaagtttttatttaaattctagttagttaacatagagtgtactattagcttcaggagtagaatttagtgattcatcgctcaCATATAACATGCaatgctcatcacaggtgccctccttaatatcccccacccacctcccctctagcaaccgtgtttgttctctatagttaagagtctattttgtggtttgcctctctctctctcttttttcctttcccctgtggtcatatgttttgtttcttaaattccatatatgagtgaaatcacatgacatttgtctttctctgactgacttatttctcttagcataatacactctagttccatccagaacatggcaaatggcaagatttcattctttttaatatctgagtaatattccattatatatataccatgtcttccttacccattcatcagtcgataaaaatttgggctcttcccataatttggctattgttgataatgtcgctacaaacatcggggtgcatg is a window encoding:
- the GK2 gene encoding glycerol kinase 2, with product MAAPKKAAVGPLVGAVVQGTNSTRFLVFNSKTADLLGCHQVELTQEFPKEGWVEQDPKEILQSVYECIERTCEKLDKLNIDISNIKAIGVSNQRETTVIWDKLTGEPLYNAVVWLDLRTQSTVENLRKKIPENNNFVTSKTGLPLSTYFSAVKLRWILDNVRKVQKAVEEGRALFGTIDSWLIWSLTGGVYGGVHCTDVTNASRTMLFNIHSLEWDKELCDFFEIPMDILPNVWSSSEIYGLMKAGTLEGVPISGCLGDQSAALVGQMCFQEGQAKNTYGTGCFLLCNTGHKCVFSEHGLLTTVAYQLGRDKPACYALEGSVAIAGAVIRWLRDNIGIINTSEEIEVLARDVGTSYGCYFVPAFSGLYAPYWEPTARGIICGLTQFINKSHIAFAALESVCYQTREILDAMNHDCGIPLRHLQVDGKMTNNKVLMQLQADILHIPVIKPPMPETTALGAAMAAGAAEGVGVWSLKPEDLSVVIMEQFEPQIKATECEIRYSTWKKAVMKSMGWVTTQTPESSDPTIFSSLPLGFFIVSSMVMLIGARYISGIP